Part of the Candidatus Diapherotrites archaeon genome is shown below.
ATCTCTTGTAAAATTTGAATTTGAAATTCTCAATTTTGCCTTTTTTGCGCTTAACCTCTCAAAAAAAGAATAAATAAATCTATTTCTAAAGTAATCTAAACTAAATTTAGGTAAAGCACTATCTGCAAAAGGCGCATAACCGCCATGCAAAATGTTTATTATTGGGGCCCTAGTTTTTTTTTCTGGAAGCGCCCACCCATACATTCCATTAACAAAAATTAGCTCTGGAGATATTTCTTTATATTTATCTATAAAATATTTGTCAATTAAATAAGCAATTTTTGGTTCTTTTAAAGGGGGAAAATAAAATTTGTAAGAAGCCGAATTCTTAATTGTATTATTTAAACTTATAGTAATAATATCACCAAAAACTTTATTGAGCTGATCACTAAATACTTCAACGCCCCCTGGAATAAAAGAAGAAGTTGCAAAGGTAAGCAATACCTTAACCATTATTTCACCAACCTAATTAATTCATTCAATGCTAATTCACTAGCTTTTTTTCTTGAAAACATTTGAATTACTAATTTTCTTCCATTAATTCCCTTTACTTTAAACTTTTTATAGTTCTTTAATGATTTTTTTAATTTTAGTTTGAATTCGTTCCAAGAAACAGCAAAATATCCTACTTTGTATTCTTTAAAAAAATTATGTAATGCCCCATTCTTAGGCCCTTTAGCCATAATTGGTAAGCCGGCAGCCATATAATCATATGTCTTTGCAGGCAAACAATACTCCATCAAATTAGGAAGAGGATTCAACCCAATATCTGCAGCAGAAAAATATTTGTAAATTTTATTATAATCAACAGATTTTATTAAATGGAAATTATTTTTTATGCCAAGAGATTTAACAAGCAAAACAATCTCCCTTAATTTTTTTTCGTTTTCTTTAGATAAATCAGAACTTAAAATGAAAATTAAATGCAAATTAAACTCTTTTATTAAATCTTTTAATGATAATAAAATCTCATCCAATTCTTTTCCCCCTGCTGTACCAGCATAAATTAGAACTTTGTCATATGGTTTTATCTCAAGTTTCTTTCTAATTTTTTTTCTTTCAGGATTAGATTTTTTTACCATTACCGGGTCAGACCCATTGCTTATAATCATAACCTTGCCTGCGGGGACCCCATTATCAACTATAAAATTTTTTAAGAAATCCGAAACCACAAAAATTTTATTGGAAAATTTATAACAAAAAAATTCAATTGTTTTAAATAATTTTAATTTTATGCTTTTTTTTGAATGGAGTTTAAGTGATTCAACAGCATAAGTCCACGGGTCCCGAACATCCAGCACAAAAGGAATGCCAAGAATTTTACATTTAATCAAAGCAAAAAATGAATTAGTCATTGGGGGGGAAGTCCCAATTACTAAATCAAAATTTTTATTTATAAGTTTTATTAATTCCCCCACACTTTTATATCTTTTGACACCACTAACTTCTTTTACATTGCCCCCCCTTAAAGGGGCAAAAATTTTTACTTGGTGCCCTTTACTATAAAAATATTCTCTAAAACTGCTAACCCTAATAACACAAGCTCCCTTTTCAGGTGCAGCATATGGGGATACAATAGCTACATTCATAAAAAAATATAACTACCAAAATTTATTTTAATGAAACGCTAAAATAATAAAACAAAAAGAAAAAAGGAAACAATAGGTCTCTTAAATAAGAAATTAATATATAAGAAAATGCATCAAAAAAAGAATATTTCTTGCCTTTTAATCCAATTAAGTATTTAACAAAAATTATTATTAACAACAAACCAAAGAAAAAAATCCAATGATTATTTAATGAAAAAAATATTAAAAGCAAAAAAGAGGGCCAAGCAAATAACGCCTGCTTTAAGCCTCCCCTACAAATAAACCCAAAAGTTTTTTTGTACAATTGAGGAAACTTTTTGTAAAGTCTTACATCCCCTTTTATTAGGAATAATTCTTTTAATATTGAAAGCCTACTAATCTTTCTCGGGGGATGATAAACTATTGCATTGGGGGCGAAAGCAATTTTTTTATTATTACTTAAAACTCTAAAAGCCAAGTCAGTATCCTCCCTAAAGAAATTATAGTTTTCATCAAATCCCTTGACTTTCCTTAAAATATTCTTTCTAAAGGCTATATTGCAAGCAGGAAAATAGTTGCCTGAAATGTTTTGGGGAGAATGATAAAAAACGCCTTTAGAGTGGCCAACAGTTTTGCCCTCGATTCCTGCAATCTCCGGGTTTTTGAACAAAACAATTAATTCCTCAAGCCAATTATTTTTGGGGGTTACATCGTCATCAGTAAAAGCAATTAAATCAGCCTTGGCCTTTAAAATGCCAAAATTTCTTTTTCTATCTGGAAAATCTGAATCAATCTCATAAAAAAATATATTTTTTGTCTTAATTTCATCAAAAACTTTTTTGGTTT
Proteins encoded:
- a CDS encoding glycosyltransferase yields the protein MNKIDFKPKISVVIPAYNRNELLKRTLKALLNQSIKIKDYEIIVVGCKKNKTKKVFDEIKTKNIFFYEIDSDFPDRKRNFGILKAKADLIAFTDDDVTPKNNWLEELIVLFKNPEIAGIEGKTVGHSKGVFYHSPQNISGNYFPACNIAFRKNILRKVKGFDENYNFFREDTDLAFRVLSNNKKIAFAPNAIVYHPPRKISRLSILKELFLIKGDVRLYKKFPQLYKKTFGFICRGGLKQALFAWPSFLLLIFFSLNNHWIFFFGLLLIIIFVKYLIGLKGKKYSFFDAFSYILISYLRDLLFPFFFLFYYFSVSLK
- a CDS encoding glycosyltransferase family 4 protein — protein: MNVAIVSPYAAPEKGACVIRVSSFREYFYSKGHQVKIFAPLRGGNVKEVSGVKRYKSVGELIKLINKNFDLVIGTSPPMTNSFFALIKCKILGIPFVLDVRDPWTYAVESLKLHSKKSIKLKLFKTIEFFCYKFSNKIFVVSDFLKNFIVDNGVPAGKVMIISNGSDPVMVKKSNPERKKIRKKLEIKPYDKVLIYAGTAGGKELDEILLSLKDLIKEFNLHLIFILSSDLSKENEKKLREIVLLVKSLGIKNNFHLIKSVDYNKIYKYFSAADIGLNPLPNLMEYCLPAKTYDYMAAGLPIMAKGPKNGALHNFFKEYKVGYFAVSWNEFKLKLKKSLKNYKKFKVKGINGRKLVIQMFSRKKASELALNELIRLVK